The DNA region AAATGTTTTTTATGATAGACTGAAAATCCTGTCCCCTATTTAATACTTTCATAGGGGACAGGATTTATTTTAATTAGCAATCTGATATACTGCCGCCCGGTAAATAAATATAATGGGAGAAATAAAGAGAGATGTCCAAGTATAAACCGATTGACAGTACTGATTTAGCCGGCGATGCTCCTTTCACAAACAACATGACCGGTGGGCTGAAAGAACAATTCAAGAAAGAATTGCTGTCCGTATTTCAGAAGTTCGGTTATCCTCTGGAAGAAAAAGACCATGAAGTAACATTCAGAACTACTTCCGGCAATATAGCATGGATTAATATTAAAAGAATAGAAATTATTAAATAAACGAATAATTGACGGTTACTTTACCCCCGCAGGAAAAAATCTTCAGCGGGGTTATTAAAGCCCGGTTAATTGTCCCGAAGCTTCAGGACAATTAATCGGGCTTTTTATTAGACGCCAAAATGAAAATTATAAAAGTAATTTTACTTAGTATTTTGTTTGTGTTGATTATCTTGATTGCTATGCGCACCGTTCAGGGAGAGATGAAAACTTCATTGAAAGAAGGAGAAAAAATATATGTGCAGTATTGCACACCCTGTCACGGTTTTAACGGGGACGGGAAAGGCTTTAATGCAAAAAATCTGGACCCCCGGCCTGCAAACCATACTGACGGCGGATTTATGAAAAAAAGAATGGATAAGGAACTTTATGATGCAGTCAGCGGCGGAGGCAAGGCTGTCGGCAAATCCACCCTTATGCCGCCGTGGGGGAATACGTTTAATGAAACACAGATTAAGTCGCTCATTTCGTATTTGAGGAAGTTGTGCGGGTGTGAGGGGGAATAAAGATTGTAAGCGGTTCAAACAGTTCAAATAAATAAAGGAGGAACAAAATGCTCAAAGAGAAGAAAGAAGCATCAGTAGCACAAGTCATGACACGCAGAAAAATCTTAAAAGCCGTTTGCTGCGCGGGGGCAGTTGCGGCAGTTTCATCTGTTGCATTAGATAAAGCAGGCGCCGCTTTATCAGGCAGAACTTATCCGCAGGTAAAAATTGCAAATATCAAAAATCTTCCGTCGGGAAAGACAATAAAATTTGATTACCCGCTTACTGGAAGAAAAAACATCCTTGTAAATCTGGGATGCAGCGCTGAAGGCGGCGCCGGCGCTGACAAGAGCATTGTTGCGTACAGCATGTTTTGCACTCATCTGGGGTGCGCTGTTGATCTGGACAAAGAAAGCGGGATGCTGGTTTGCGAATGCCATCAAAGCATTTATGATCCGAAACAGAGCGGTAAGGTGGTTGAAGGCCCCGCGCCGAATAACCTGCCGATGATTTTATTGGAGATTGATAAGAACGG from Nitrospirota bacterium includes:
- a CDS encoding arsenate reductase (azurin) small subunit — encoded protein: MLKEKKEASVAQVMTRRKILKAVCCAGAVAAVSSVALDKAGAALSGRTYPQVKIANIKNLPSGKTIKFDYPLTGRKNILVNLGCSAEGGAGADKSIVAYSMFCTHLGCAVDLDKESGMLVCECHQSIYDPKQSGKVVEGPAPNNLPMILLEIDKNGDIYAAGVAGLIYGLRNNLLDGEEIK
- a CDS encoding cytochrome c, whose protein sequence is MKTSLKEGEKIYVQYCTPCHGFNGDGKGFNAKNLDPRPANHTDGGFMKKRMDKELYDAVSGGGKAVGKSTLMPPWGNTFNETQIKSLISYLRKLCGCEGE